The proteins below come from a single Tissierella sp. MB52-C2 genomic window:
- a CDS encoding CBS domain-containing protein, with the protein MFIKNYMLSKSDLTIVDLEESIGEALNKINEGNFLSLPVIDGAEFKGIIMKEAIYRNYLESNTCNKDEYLNNTKVKDIYSDDYERISSDERIETASHLLKQLRTPFLPVFDSNNKFVGILTHAAIFKAFSEIFGINKGTRIVVNMFDLPGQLAKLTDVIRKENINIINFAIMDPEVLDLIQVVLRVDAEDVERLVEKIQSAGFRIGEVDK; encoded by the coding sequence ATGTTTATAAAAAATTATATGTTGTCAAAATCAGATTTAACTATTGTTGACTTAGAGGAGAGTATAGGGGAAGCACTTAATAAAATAAATGAGGGAAATTTTTTATCTCTACCAGTAATTGATGGTGCAGAATTTAAAGGTATAATTATGAAGGAAGCCATCTATAGAAATTACTTAGAATCCAATACCTGTAATAAAGATGAATATCTAAATAATACTAAAGTTAAAGATATATATAGTGATGATTATGAAAGGATTTCATCAGATGAAAGAATTGAAACAGCTTCACATCTATTGAAACAGTTAAGAACGCCATTTTTACCTGTTTTTGATTCTAATAATAAATTTGTAGGTATATTAACTCATGCTGCAATATTTAAAGCGTTCTCAGAAATATTTGGTATTAATAAAGGAACTAGAATTGTAGTAAATATGTTTGACCTACCGGGACAATTGGCTAAACTTACTGATGTAATAAGAAAAGAGAATATAAATATAATAAACTTTGCTATTATGGATCCAGAGGTATTGGATTTAATTCAAGTTGTTCTTAGAGTAGATGCTGAAGATGTAGAAAGATTAGTTGAAAAGATTCAATCAGCAGGATTTAGAATTGGTGAAGTTGATAAATAG
- a CDS encoding zinc dependent phospholipase C family protein encodes MFKIFADSHKIIALKIYDNVSDIYGVKLDKDKLLWGAVCPDILPQFKLVRHYKDESLNFIAREIMKLIFVSRYLEFNKIHDPLTMKILSKKIGIISHYLCDYVCLPHAKRWTFVNSMVKHIKYESQLDNFAVTHDFKKNVINVKDLDIYDIHVTELKKKIKDYINEVVEEYSLKTDFKNDLNFALSLNLKISYFILDTIASYSEELDGHFALEF; translated from the coding sequence GTGTTTAAAATATTTGCAGATTCTCATAAGATTATTGCATTAAAGATATATGATAATGTATCTGATATATATGGTGTTAAACTAGATAAAGATAAATTATTATGGGGGGCTGTATGTCCTGATATATTACCACAATTTAAGCTAGTTAGACATTATAAAGATGAAAGTTTGAACTTTATTGCTAGAGAAATCATGAAGCTTATTTTTGTTAGTAGATATTTAGAGTTTAATAAAATTCACGATCCTTTAACAATGAAAATATTAAGTAAAAAGATAGGTATAATATCTCATTATTTATGTGATTATGTTTGTCTTCCTCATGCAAAGAGATGGACATTTGTCAATAGTATGGTAAAGCATATAAAATATGAGTCACAATTAGATAATTTTGCAGTAACCCATGACTTTAAAAAGAATGTTATTAACGTTAAAGACTTAGATATATATGATATACATGTAACAGAGTTAAAGAAAAAAATTAAAGATTATATAAACGAAGTAGTTGAAGAATACTCTTTAAAAACAGATTTCAAAAATGATTTGAACTTTGCACTGTCACTAAATTTAAAAATATCATATTTTATACTAGACACCATTGCTTCATATTCTGAAGAATTAGATGGGCATTTTGCTTTAGAATTTTAA
- a CDS encoding O-acetyl-ADP-ribose deacetylase yields the protein MFKYRGTEINVFLGDITELKVDAIVNAANNTLLGGGGVDGAIHKVGGKRILEQCKKIGGCPTGEARITTAGNLPSNYVIHTVGPIYKEGDSKEEKLLYEAYYNSLLLGKEHNINSIAFPSISTGAYGYPIEKAMKVAVSAVIDFIEQEDKPLDMIFVLFKETDFILYNNYLKEKILQI from the coding sequence ATGTTTAAATATAGAGGTACAGAGATTAATGTTTTTTTAGGAGATATAACAGAATTAAAGGTAGATGCAATAGTAAATGCCGCTAATAATACTTTATTAGGCGGTGGAGGTGTTGATGGAGCTATACACAAAGTTGGTGGAAAAAGGATTTTAGAGCAGTGTAAAAAGATAGGTGGATGTCCAACGGGAGAAGCCAGAATAACCACGGCAGGCAATCTTCCTAGCAATTATGTAATACATACCGTAGGGCCTATATATAAAGAAGGGGATTCAAAAGAAGAAAAATTACTATATGAGGCTTATTATAATTCACTATTACTTGGAAAGGAACATAATATAAATTCTATAGCTTTTCCATCTATATCAACTGGAGCCTATGGCTATCCAATAGAAAAGGCTATGAAAGTGGCTGTATCAGCTGTTATTGACTTTATAGAACAAGAGGATAAACCATTAGATATGATATTTGTCTTGTTTAAAGAGACAGATTTTATATTATATAATAACTACTTAAAAGAGAAAATATTACAAATTTGA
- a CDS encoding transglutaminase domain-containing protein, with protein MLKRFVKIFIIEFLIVLLILLYLFSKYNKYNIPILNNLIINENSELNENQEIYTAFEKKLLEGEEEIQLRNKLLFKDSSEIFNILEEISNDNPEIMYYKGAEHRFGSLRLMYSRGKEEIKDHIEEIRKIRNNFISNYILPGMSDYEKALTIHDYIITNSRYDNRLLTTGTVPPESYTSYGILSLGVGVCEGYAKAMKYLLDGVGVKSTIVVGESKGQSHAWNLVEIEGEYYHIDSTWDDPVTKDGSDVLRYNFLNLNDSEISRTHNWKKENYPEAKGEKFNYFKYNNLVVKDEEELAEKIKSILLRGESYLLVKIIDYSSDKISINKLVEKIVYDNYKSRPLDRYTYSIDEEYGIMELQFDYKK; from the coding sequence ATGCTAAAAAGATTTGTTAAGATTTTTATAATTGAGTTTCTAATTGTTTTACTAATTTTATTATATCTTTTCTCTAAATATAATAAATATAATATTCCCATATTAAATAATTTAATAATCAATGAAAACAGTGAACTAAATGAAAATCAAGAAATATATACAGCATTTGAGAAAAAGTTACTAGAGGGAGAAGAGGAAATACAGCTTAGAAATAAATTGTTATTTAAAGATTCAAGCGAAATATTTAATATATTGGAAGAAATATCAAATGATAATCCTGAAATAATGTATTATAAAGGGGCTGAACATAGATTTGGAAGCTTAAGACTTATGTATTCAAGGGGAAAAGAAGAAATAAAAGATCATATTGAAGAGATAAGAAAGATAAGAAATAATTTTATATCTAATTATATACTACCGGGAATGTCTGATTATGAAAAAGCATTAACTATACATGATTATATAATTACCAATAGTAGATACGATAACAGATTATTAACAACAGGAACAGTGCCCCCAGAATCCTATACTAGCTATGGAATATTATCTTTAGGTGTTGGGGTATGCGAAGGATATGCTAAGGCTATGAAATACTTATTAGATGGTGTGGGAGTTAAATCTACCATAGTAGTAGGTGAGTCAAAGGGGCAAAGTCATGCATGGAATTTAGTAGAAATAGAAGGTGAATATTATCATATTGATTCTACTTGGGATGATCCGGTTACGAAGGATGGTTCAGATGTATTAAGATATAATTTTTTAAATTTAAATGATAGTGAGATTTCAAGAACCCATAATTGGAAAAAAGAAAATTATCCTGAAGCTAAAGGGGAGAAGTTTAATTATTTTAAATATAACAATTTAGTAGTGAAGGATGAAGAAGAATTAGCAGAAAAAATAAAGAGCATACTTCTTAGAGGAGAATCATATTTATTAGTTAAAATAATAGATTATAGTAGTGATAAAATATCTATAAATAAATTAGTTGAAAAAATAGTATATGATAACTATAAATCGAGACCATTAGATAGATATACATATTCTATAGATGAGGAATATGGCATAATGGAACTTCAATTTGATTATAAGAAATAA
- a CDS encoding BofC C-terminal domain-containing protein: MKKDKMIPVFFFSLALFLISFVIGYQLMGNKLEPQISRINQEKEDTQDYSDLQILKEDIRISPNTFIEERIHHTACDHVITKVNAATEEFVNMNKDEIVDYLEENYPNKKLISFSSSKITLGITKNHLCENHYIVGEKDDLIAIFKVNENGQRVLENVLIDHPISILMEVDQQKLIEGIVVDSEDELSEVLENFIS; the protein is encoded by the coding sequence ATGAAAAAAGATAAAATGATACCTGTTTTCTTCTTTTCTTTAGCTTTATTTTTAATAAGTTTTGTAATTGGCTATCAATTGATGGGGAATAAACTAGAACCTCAAATTAGTCGAATAAATCAGGAAAAAGAGGATACTCAGGATTACTCTGATTTACAGATTTTAAAAGAGGATATTAGAATTTCTCCCAACACCTTTATAGAAGAAAGAATTCATCATACTGCTTGTGACCATGTGATTACTAAAGTTAATGCAGCTACAGAGGAATTTGTAAATATGAATAAAGATGAAATTGTAGATTACCTAGAAGAGAATTACCCTAATAAAAAACTTATATCATTTTCATCTAGTAAAATAACTTTAGGGATTACGAAAAATCACTTATGTGAGAACCATTATATAGTAGGAGAAAAAGACGATTTAATAGCCATATTTAAAGTAAATGAAAATGGTCAAAGAGTATTAGAAAATGTACTAATAGATCATCCTATATCTATATTAATGGAGGTAGATCAACAAAAATTAATAGAGGGAATTGTTGTAGACAGTGAAGACGAACTATCTGAAGTTTTAGAGAATTTCATTAGTTAA